In one window of Tumebacillus algifaecis DNA:
- a CDS encoding non-ribosomal peptide synthetase: MTTSNTHTIHEDEVYELRASFAQQRMWVLDQFSPGNPFYNMPNAVRLQGKLDLDALTDTINEMIYRHETLRTSFEMLEDGLKQLVNAELVVEIPITDLQYLPLEERFPKAQELAKEEFARPFLIKQAPLVRTRLLRLAADDHMLLITMHHIISDGWSMGVFFTELAAIYEAFAKGQPSPLPDLTIQYADFSEWQFNYLTGDVLEKQLSYWKNTLGGSMPILQLPTDKQRPVVQSYRGTVYKHMLSGDLLKKLQDFNQQERVTMFMTMLAAFNVLLARWTGQEDIWVGTPIAGRNVNGIEKLIGLFVNTLVMRADLSENVSFRDLLQRVQKDALDAFEHQDFPFEKLVEELQPERNRTYSPLFQVFFAMQNTPREEVHLQDVTLSTVPHESGTAKFDLSLFCSELPDGLLCGFEYCTDLFEESTIARMAEHFTHLVSSLLDNPDTPVYDLQMLTDAEQQLFKTWNGELPAPADSCVHRLIEEQAARTPDNIAVECERQTLTYRELNARANQLARHLQTLGIGTESLVTLCVERSIDLIVAELGILKAGAAYVPIDPSNPAERTAFILQDTKASVMVTQSHLAQELPAHDARLICLDTDGETLSGYATDNLVTDVTSQNLAYLIYTSGSTGTPKAVAVEHHQLLSTLFAMQKTCGFTADDVMTWVVSVAFDVSLFEVMNPLLIGARVKVLTRAHITNLELLTEELQEVTTMHAVPSLMRQIVDAGRKAKENGANFDKLRQLYSAGDVVSPQLLKDMNEVFHNAESYVLYGPTETSIFATEYLAKRGQEGEKYTIGTRCANAQLYVCDRFGKEVPLGVPGELHIAGLGVTRGYYGREELTAEKFITVNGERRYKSGDLVRFLPDGNIEFFGRMDGQVKIRGFRVEIGEIETVLVRHEQVKEAVLTVFEHQGEKNLAAYLVAEPGQTPDEALLRDFLKQTLPEYMVPAVFVTLQEFPLNANGKIDRKALPAPGGVLTSANRPYIKPRTELEEQVAAMFGELLGIEQVGAADNFFERGGHSLLATMFVSRVKEAHKIEYSLGDLFEVATVEGIAAKIESRKGTAVSDGGAGMIKRIDRSRPMGGR, translated from the coding sequence TTGACAACTTCAAATACACACACGATTCATGAGGATGAAGTTTATGAACTTCGCGCCTCCTTTGCCCAACAGCGCATGTGGGTGCTCGATCAATTTTCGCCGGGCAACCCGTTTTACAACATGCCAAATGCTGTGCGGCTGCAAGGGAAGCTCGATCTGGACGCGTTGACCGACACGATCAATGAAATGATCTACCGCCACGAAACGCTGCGCACGTCGTTCGAAATGTTGGAGGATGGTTTGAAACAGCTGGTCAACGCGGAGCTTGTGGTCGAGATTCCGATCACCGATCTTCAGTATCTTCCGCTCGAGGAGCGCTTTCCAAAAGCGCAGGAGCTGGCGAAAGAAGAATTTGCGCGGCCGTTTCTGATCAAACAGGCACCGCTGGTCCGAACCCGCCTGTTGCGACTGGCTGCAGATGATCACATGCTGCTGATCACGATGCACCACATCATCTCCGACGGCTGGTCGATGGGGGTGTTCTTCACCGAACTTGCGGCGATCTACGAAGCGTTCGCGAAAGGACAACCTTCTCCGCTGCCAGACTTGACGATCCAATACGCAGATTTCTCAGAATGGCAGTTTAACTACTTGACCGGGGACGTGCTGGAGAAACAGCTTTCCTATTGGAAAAACACACTGGGCGGCTCGATGCCAATCCTACAACTGCCAACCGACAAGCAACGCCCGGTCGTGCAAAGCTATCGCGGGACAGTTTACAAGCACATGCTTTCAGGCGATCTGTTGAAAAAGCTCCAAGACTTTAATCAGCAGGAACGCGTGACGATGTTTATGACAATGCTTGCTGCCTTCAACGTTCTGCTGGCCCGTTGGACCGGACAGGAGGACATCTGGGTCGGCACACCGATCGCAGGGCGCAACGTCAACGGCATCGAAAAGTTGATCGGGCTGTTTGTCAACACGCTGGTCATGCGTGCCGACCTGTCGGAAAACGTAAGCTTCCGCGATCTGTTGCAACGCGTCCAAAAAGATGCGCTCGATGCATTTGAACACCAGGACTTCCCGTTTGAAAAGCTGGTCGAAGAATTGCAGCCGGAGCGCAACCGCACGTACTCGCCGCTGTTCCAAGTGTTTTTTGCGATGCAAAACACGCCGCGCGAAGAAGTGCACTTGCAAGATGTGACCTTATCGACAGTCCCACACGAAAGCGGCACTGCAAAATTTGACCTGTCGCTCTTCTGCTCGGAACTGCCGGATGGACTGCTCTGTGGCTTCGAATATTGTACCGACCTGTTTGAAGAGAGCACGATCGCTCGCATGGCCGAACATTTTACCCACCTGGTCTCCAGCCTCTTAGACAACCCGGACACTCCGGTCTATGATCTGCAGATGCTGACAGATGCGGAACAGCAACTTTTCAAAACATGGAACGGTGAACTGCCTGCCCCGGCCGACAGCTGTGTCCACCGCTTGATCGAAGAGCAGGCGGCACGCACACCGGACAACATCGCAGTAGAATGCGAAAGACAGACCTTGACGTACCGCGAGCTGAATGCTCGCGCGAACCAGTTGGCTCGCCATCTGCAAACGCTTGGCATCGGCACCGAGTCGCTCGTCACGCTATGCGTCGAGCGCTCCATCGATCTGATCGTGGCGGAGCTGGGGATTCTCAAAGCAGGGGCCGCCTATGTGCCGATCGATCCGAGCAACCCGGCGGAGCGCACTGCATTCATTTTGCAGGATACGAAAGCGTCGGTCATGGTCACGCAGTCTCATCTGGCGCAAGAGCTCCCCGCTCACGACGCCCGCCTGATCTGCCTCGACACGGACGGGGAAACGCTCTCCGGCTATGCGACCGATAATTTGGTCACTGATGTCACATCGCAAAATCTGGCCTATCTGATCTATACATCAGGCTCGACCGGAACTCCGAAAGCGGTGGCGGTCGAGCATCACCAACTGCTTTCCACTTTGTTCGCGATGCAGAAGACGTGCGGCTTTACTGCAGACGATGTGATGACGTGGGTCGTCTCGGTTGCCTTTGACGTTTCGCTGTTCGAAGTGATGAACCCCTTGCTGATCGGCGCTCGTGTGAAGGTGTTGACCCGCGCGCACATCACCAACCTAGAACTCTTGACCGAAGAGTTGCAAGAAGTCACCACCATGCATGCAGTGCCGAGTCTGATGCGCCAAATCGTCGATGCTGGACGGAAGGCGAAAGAGAACGGCGCCAATTTTGACAAGCTCCGTCAGCTCTATTCGGCGGGCGATGTGGTGTCGCCACAGCTGCTCAAAGACATGAACGAAGTCTTCCACAATGCAGAGTCGTACGTGTTGTACGGTCCGACCGAAACGTCGATCTTCGCGACCGAATACTTGGCAAAGCGCGGTCAAGAAGGTGAAAAATATACGATCGGCACGCGCTGCGCGAACGCACAGCTCTATGTGTGTGACCGCTTTGGCAAAGAGGTTCCGCTCGGCGTACCGGGCGAACTGCACATCGCGGGTCTTGGTGTTACGCGCGGGTATTATGGCCGTGAAGAGCTGACCGCGGAGAAATTTATCACCGTAAACGGCGAGCGGCGCTACAAATCGGGCGACTTGGTGCGCTTCCTCCCCGATGGCAACATCGAATTCTTCGGGCGGATGGACGGTCAAGTGAAAATCCGCGGGTTCCGCGTTGAGATTGGCGAGATCGAAACGGTGCTCGTCCGCCATGAACAGGTCAAAGAGGCGGTGCTGACCGTCTTTGAACACCAAGGGGAGAAAAACCTCGCCGCCTATCTGGTCGCCGAGCCTGGTCAGACGCCCGATGAGGCATTACTGCGCGACTTCTTGAAGCAAACGCTGCCCGAATATATGGTGCCAGCCGTTTTCGTCACACTTCAGGAGTTTCCGCTCAACGCCAACGGCAAGATCGATCGCAAAGCACTTCCGGCACCAGGTGGCGTGTTGACTTCGGCCAACCGCCCGTATATCAAGCCGCGCACCGAATTGGAGGAGCAAGTGGCTGCGATGTTTGGCGAACTGCTCGGAATCGAGCAAGTGGGGGCGGCCGACAACTTCTTTGAACGCGGGGGTCACTCCTTGTTAGCGACGATGTTCGTCTCTCGTGTGAAAGAGGCGCACAAGATTGAATACAGTTTAGGCGACCTGTTTGAAGTGGCGACTGTCGAAGGAATCGCGGCGAAGATCGAATCTAGAAAAGGCACGGCCGTAAGTGATGGCGGTGCTGGGATGATCAAGCGGATCGATCGCAGCCGACCGATGGGGGGACGATGA
- a CDS encoding non-ribosomal peptide synthetase, translated as MDNKTDILQKRSTLTPAQRELLKRRMRGEAAKAAGKPNGIPRRPSGRTPLSFSQQRVWLLDQLEPGTATYNIPYAVQMKGDLHLDVLERALWEVISRHEVLRTVFSAGEEEAMQTVLSDLRLTIPLLDVTDLAAAELEAQIASESKRPFDLTSGPLLRATVLQHGADHYTLVLVMHHIIGDGWSFGVLIGEMVALYEAFLAGSPSPLPELPVQYGDFAHWQREWMQGEVLQKQLGYWQEQLGQGLTTLHLPTDRPRPAMQTFAGATYDFWVPKALEQRLEAFSKREDVTLYMTLLSAFKVLLYRYTMQEDISVGSPIANRNKAEIEGMIGFFVNTIVLRTGVSGDLSFRSLLSRVKQTAVGAFANQDLPFEKLVEHLQPERNMSFSPLFQVLFALQNAPVPELKLPGLQLQARELDSGTSKFDISLYVMQKEAGLLVKFEYNTDLFDRATIERMGAHFQNLLHSILSDADQPIATLSLLTEREIDLCAGAWNGPTADFPKDATVPELFAAQAARTPDAPALLFENESLSFREVEERANQVARFLQKQGVERETLVGISMERTPAMIIGLLGILKAGAAYVPIDPGYPEERKAYMLQDSAVRLLLTEASVLERLPVHDAQTICLDADWAEIAKESTAGLDVKSDAGSVMYVLYTSGSTGQPKGVEGTHRAMVNRFHWMWERYPFASGEVCAQKTSLNFGDSIWEIWGPLLQGVPLVIFSDLAVKDIEHFVPALRTQRVTRIVLVPSLLRALLDSYDDLQKELPDLNFWVCSGEALTVELTQRFQKAVPTALLLNLYGSTEVAADVTWYETEAVSHDAVNIPIGRPIANAELYILDRNMQQTAIGVPGELHAGGAVLARGYYQRPDLTAERFVPNPFGTGRLFKTGDIVRWLPDGNIEYLGRIDNQVKIRGFRIELGEIEAALVQHDGVHSTVVTAREDIPGEKRLVAYTVAHVGRELSAGDLRLFLLNKLPEYMAPSAFVMLDALPLTPSGKVNRQALPAPDRGQGLAEQTFVAPRTGVEAELAGIWQEVLRLERVSATANFFELGGHSLLATQILSRVRRAFDVQLPLKLFFETPTLHALAVQIEVAKRDTRGVQTRPVLPQPRTEQLPMSSSQERLWFFEQLSPGTPTYHIPEVVRIEGAIDLAALQAAFNDLISRHENLRTTFLMTEGKLVQKILPYQPRTLDLIDLQDLPESERFPHAQQRIAELYKRPFQLDVVPPFSLTLLRLSEADHILVLIMHHIITDGWSMSRIYQETLDLYDHHAHGKPSQLAELPVQYADFAVWQREWLQGELLQEQLTYWREQLAGSLPVLQLPTDRPRPAAQTFRGQSLAFEVPRTLSDDLHKLCQQEGVTLYMLLLAAFNTLLSRYSGQDDILLGSPVANRTREEVEGLIGFFVNTIVLRTDLSGNPTFRDLLARVKRTTLDAYANQDVPFERLVEEVRPERSTSHATLVQAVFALLNTPGSALQVEGLKVQLPGMMLTRLGVEKESIDYDFVVNMVDNENGLRGVFEYNADLFDRATIESMLAHFCSLLQSITENIDRQICDYNLISATAEEKIIVEWNQTEREVPEAELTLHEWFDRQADATPDAIALRYQEQCTTYGELQARSNQLAHHLQKLGVGPDVRVGICTERSLEMIVAVYGVLKAGGAYVPLDPDYPNDRLAFMIEDAQAAVLLTQSHLRERLAAHAGAANVIALDSEWDLVAAESAVAPAVQVTPDNLAYVIYTSGSTGRPKGAMLSHRSVVNNTRWLIDTNSLTEQDRFLLKTPFSFDVSVVELFAPLLIGGELVIAEPGRHTDAAYLLEVSQERQISFFITVPSQVKLLVDQAGFRNWSSLRNLLCGGEPLSYELCARITESLPSAQIYNMYGPTEACIFASYWRVELTADPQVIPIGRPLANNRLYILDRALRPVPVGVPGELYIGGVGLARGYLNREELTAKTFIESPYGRLYKTGDLTRWLPNGEIDFHGRIDHQVKLRGFRIETGEIEAVLQSHTEISDALVLLREDAPGDQRLVAYLIAAEEAPTVSELRALLKDKLPDYMVPSNFVFLRAFPLTPNQKIDRNALPVPERTTASERAYVAPRSETEQRLTEIWQQLLRTEGIGVHDNFFEIGGHSLLATHVHTAIQQSFGVVLPLKQLFEAVTIEEVAALIEQIRTADEQEFAQPKIAVRDRMASTKRTRK; from the coding sequence ATGGACAACAAAACTGACATTTTACAAAAGCGTTCCACCCTCACCCCCGCCCAGCGTGAACTGCTCAAGCGGCGGATGCGCGGCGAAGCGGCAAAAGCAGCGGGCAAACCGAACGGAATCCCGCGCCGCCCGTCTGGCCGCACACCGCTCAGCTTCTCGCAACAGCGTGTCTGGCTGCTCGATCAATTGGAACCGGGCACGGCGACCTACAACATCCCATATGCGGTGCAGATGAAAGGCGACCTGCACCTCGACGTGCTCGAGCGCGCGCTCTGGGAGGTCATCTCCCGCCACGAAGTGTTGCGCACCGTGTTTTCAGCAGGGGAAGAGGAAGCGATGCAGACGGTGTTGTCAGATCTGAGGTTGACCATTCCATTGCTGGATGTGACCGACCTGGCAGCAGCGGAGTTGGAAGCGCAGATCGCATCCGAATCGAAGCGGCCGTTCGATTTGACGTCCGGCCCGCTCCTGCGCGCGACCGTGCTACAGCATGGGGCAGACCATTATACGCTGGTGCTCGTCATGCACCACATCATCGGTGACGGCTGGTCGTTCGGCGTGCTGATCGGGGAGATGGTCGCACTCTATGAAGCATTTTTGGCGGGGTCGCCCTCTCCGCTCCCCGAACTTCCCGTGCAGTACGGCGATTTTGCACACTGGCAGCGGGAATGGATGCAAGGCGAGGTGTTGCAAAAGCAGCTTGGATATTGGCAGGAGCAGCTGGGCCAAGGCTTGACGACCCTTCATCTGCCTACCGACCGCCCGCGCCCGGCGATGCAGACTTTTGCAGGTGCAACGTACGATTTTTGGGTGCCCAAAGCATTGGAGCAGCGCTTAGAAGCGTTCAGCAAACGAGAAGATGTCACGCTTTACATGACACTGCTATCCGCCTTTAAAGTATTGCTCTATCGCTATACCATGCAGGAGGACATCTCAGTAGGCTCCCCGATCGCCAACCGCAACAAAGCGGAGATCGAAGGGATGATCGGCTTTTTTGTCAACACGATCGTCCTGCGCACAGGTGTCAGCGGTGACCTGTCGTTTCGCAGTCTGCTCTCCCGCGTGAAACAGACGGCGGTCGGCGCGTTTGCCAACCAGGACCTGCCATTTGAAAAATTGGTCGAGCACCTGCAACCTGAGCGCAACATGAGCTTTTCCCCGTTGTTCCAAGTGTTGTTCGCATTGCAAAATGCCCCAGTGCCCGAGCTGAAACTGCCAGGTTTGCAGTTGCAAGCCCGCGAATTGGACAGCGGTACGTCCAAGTTTGACATCTCGCTTTATGTGATGCAAAAAGAGGCGGGACTGCTCGTGAAATTCGAATACAACACCGACCTGTTCGACCGAGCGACGATCGAACGCATGGGTGCACACTTCCAAAACTTGTTGCACAGCATCTTGAGCGATGCCGACCAACCGATCGCCACGCTGTCTTTGCTCACTGAGCGGGAGATCGATTTGTGTGCCGGAGCATGGAACGGGCCGACCGCCGATTTTCCAAAGGATGCGACGGTGCCTGAACTGTTTGCCGCGCAAGCCGCAAGAACGCCAGATGCCCCTGCGCTCCTGTTTGAAAATGAGAGCTTGTCCTTTCGCGAAGTGGAGGAGCGGGCGAACCAAGTGGCGCGATTCCTGCAGAAGCAGGGCGTGGAGAGGGAAACGCTGGTCGGGATTTCGATGGAGCGAACGCCTGCCATGATCATCGGGCTGCTCGGCATTCTCAAGGCGGGGGCAGCGTATGTTCCCATCGATCCCGGCTATCCGGAGGAACGCAAAGCGTACATGTTGCAGGACTCTGCTGTCCGCCTGTTGCTCACCGAAGCCAGCGTGCTCGAGCGACTGCCCGTTCACGATGCCCAAACGATTTGCCTCGATGCCGACTGGGCTGAAATCGCCAAGGAGAGCACGGCGGGGCTGGACGTCAAATCGGACGCCGGCAGCGTGATGTACGTCCTCTACACGTCGGGCTCGACAGGCCAACCGAAAGGGGTCGAAGGCACGCACCGCGCGATGGTCAACCGCTTCCACTGGATGTGGGAGCGTTACCCGTTTGCTTCGGGCGAGGTGTGCGCGCAGAAAACGTCGCTCAATTTCGGTGATTCGATCTGGGAGATCTGGGGGCCGCTCCTGCAAGGCGTGCCGCTCGTGATCTTCTCTGATTTGGCAGTCAAAGACATTGAGCACTTTGTTCCGGCCCTGCGAACGCAACGCGTGACACGGATCGTGCTCGTGCCGTCCTTATTGCGCGCGTTGCTTGACAGCTATGACGATCTGCAAAAAGAGTTGCCCGACCTGAACTTTTGGGTTTGCAGTGGGGAAGCGCTGACGGTCGAACTGACGCAGCGCTTCCAAAAAGCGGTGCCGACAGCGCTTTTGCTCAATCTATATGGCTCGACCGAAGTCGCGGCCGATGTCACCTGGTACGAGACGGAAGCGGTGTCGCATGATGCGGTCAACATCCCGATCGGACGTCCGATTGCCAACGCAGAACTTTACATCCTCGACCGCAACATGCAGCAGACTGCGATCGGCGTGCCAGGCGAATTGCACGCTGGCGGTGCTGTGTTGGCACGAGGGTATTATCAGCGGCCCGATTTGACGGCGGAACGGTTTGTGCCCAATCCGTTTGGGACAGGACGTCTGTTCAAGACGGGGGACATCGTGCGCTGGTTGCCAGACGGCAACATCGAGTATTTGGGACGAATCGACAATCAGGTCAAGATACGCGGCTTCCGCATCGAGCTGGGTGAGATTGAAGCGGCACTGGTTCAACATGACGGAGTGCACTCGACAGTCGTGACCGCCCGCGAAGACATCCCAGGCGAGAAGCGCCTCGTCGCTTACACGGTCGCACATGTGGGACGAGAGCTGAGCGCAGGTGACCTGAGACTCTTTTTGCTCAACAAACTTCCCGAATATATGGCGCCGTCTGCGTTCGTCATGCTCGATGCTTTGCCGCTCACACCAAGCGGGAAGGTCAATCGACAGGCGCTTCCGGCGCCCGATCGAGGTCAAGGACTGGCAGAGCAGACGTTTGTGGCGCCACGCACTGGCGTCGAAGCGGAATTGGCTGGGATTTGGCAGGAAGTGCTGCGCTTGGAACGGGTGAGCGCCACGGCAAATTTCTTTGAGCTTGGCGGTCACTCGCTGTTGGCGACGCAAATCTTATCGCGCGTGCGCCGAGCGTTCGATGTGCAGTTGCCGTTAAAACTCTTTTTTGAAACGCCGACGCTTCACGCGTTGGCAGTACAGATCGAAGTGGCGAAGCGGGACACGCGCGGTGTGCAGACACGGCCAGTGCTACCACAGCCCCGCACCGAGCAATTGCCGATGTCATCGTCGCAGGAGCGTCTCTGGTTCTTCGAACAACTTTCTCCAGGCACGCCGACCTATCACATCCCGGAAGTCGTACGCATCGAAGGCGCGATCGACTTGGCTGCTCTGCAGGCGGCGTTCAATGATCTGATCTCCCGCCATGAAAATCTGCGTACCACCTTCCTGATGACAGAAGGCAAACTGGTGCAGAAAATACTGCCGTACCAGCCGCGGACACTCGATTTGATCGACCTGCAAGACCTGCCCGAATCGGAGCGATTCCCGCATGCGCAGCAACGCATCGCTGAACTGTACAAACGACCGTTCCAGCTAGATGTAGTGCCTCCCTTTTCGCTGACGCTTCTGCGCTTGTCAGAAGCAGACCACATCTTGGTGCTGATCATGCATCACATCATCACCGATGGCTGGTCGATGAGCCGCATCTATCAGGAGACGCTGGACCTGTACGATCACCATGCGCATGGCAAGCCGTCACAGCTTGCCGAATTGCCCGTTCAATATGCTGACTTTGCCGTGTGGCAGCGCGAGTGGCTACAAGGTGAACTGCTCCAAGAACAGCTCACCTATTGGCGCGAGCAGCTAGCTGGCTCGCTGCCCGTCCTGCAACTGCCGACCGATCGGCCGCGGCCAGCCGCTCAGACCTTTCGAGGCCAATCGTTGGCGTTTGAAGTGCCGAGAACGCTGTCAGACGATCTGCACAAGCTCTGCCAGCAAGAAGGGGTCACTTTGTACATGCTGTTGCTCGCGGCGTTCAACACGCTGTTGTCGCGCTATTCCGGCCAAGATGACATCTTGCTCGGCTCGCCTGTGGCCAACCGCACCCGTGAAGAGGTGGAAGGGCTGATCGGATTTTTCGTCAACACGATCGTGCTGCGCACCGATCTGTCTGGCAATCCGACGTTTCGCGACCTGCTCGCCCGCGTCAAACGTACCACGCTCGACGCCTATGCGAATCAGGACGTGCCGTTTGAACGACTGGTCGAAGAGGTGCGGCCAGAGCGCAGCACCTCCCATGCCACGCTGGTGCAGGCGGTGTTCGCCCTGTTGAATACGCCGGGCTCCGCGCTACAGGTGGAAGGGCTGAAGGTGCAGTTGCCAGGCATGATGCTGACGCGCCTCGGCGTGGAAAAGGAATCGATCGACTACGATTTTGTTGTCAACATGGTCGATAACGAAAACGGTCTGCGCGGGGTGTTCGAATACAATGCCGATCTGTTTGATCGGGCGACGATCGAATCGATGCTCGCTCACTTCTGTAGCTTGTTGCAAAGCATCACCGAGAACATCGACCGACAAATCTGTGACTACAACCTGATCTCAGCAACAGCAGAGGAGAAAATCATCGTCGAATGGAACCAAACGGAGCGAGAAGTACCGGAGGCGGAATTGACCCTTCACGAATGGTTTGACCGCCAAGCGGATGCAACGCCTGATGCGATCGCGCTGCGCTACCAAGAGCAGTGCACGACCTATGGCGAACTGCAAGCGCGTTCCAACCAACTGGCACACCATCTGCAGAAGCTCGGTGTCGGCCCCGATGTGCGCGTCGGAATCTGCACGGAGCGGTCGCTGGAGATGATCGTTGCCGTCTATGGGGTGTTGAAGGCGGGCGGTGCCTACGTCCCGCTCGACCCAGACTATCCAAACGACCGTCTCGCCTTCATGATCGAAGACGCGCAGGCGGCGGTGTTGCTGACCCAGTCCCATCTGCGCGAGCGTCTGGCCGCGCATGCAGGAGCGGCGAACGTGATCGCTTTGGATAGCGAGTGGGATCTGGTCGCAGCGGAGAGCGCTGTCGCTCCGGCGGTGCAAGTCACTCCGGACAACCTTGCCTATGTGATCTACACCTCTGGCTCAACGGGTCGTCCAAAAGGGGCGATGCTCTCACACCGCTCCGTGGTCAATAACACACGTTGGCTCATCGATACGAACTCCTTGACCGAGCAGGATCGCTTTTTGCTGAAAACGCCGTTTTCGTTTGACGTTTCGGTCGTTGAGCTGTTCGCGCCGCTCTTGATCGGCGGGGAACTGGTCATCGCAGAACCGGGACGTCATACGGATGCAGCGTATCTGCTCGAAGTTTCGCAAGAGCGGCAGATCAGCTTTTTCATCACCGTGCCGTCGCAGGTCAAGTTGCTGGTCGATCAGGCGGGATTCAGGAACTGGTCGTCGTTACGCAACCTATTGTGCGGAGGAGAACCGTTGTCCTATGAGCTTTGTGCCCGCATTACCGAGTCACTGCCCTCCGCACAGATCTACAACATGTACGGTCCCACCGAAGCATGTATCTTCGCTTCCTATTGGCGGGTCGAACTTACCGCGGACCCACAGGTGATTCCGATCGGACGACCGCTTGCCAACAACCGACTGTACATCCTCGATCGGGCGCTGCGTCCAGTTCCGGTCGGCGTGCCAGGGGAACTGTACATCGGAGGGGTAGGACTTGCTCGCGGCTACCTGAACCGCGAAGAACTGACGGCCAAAACTTTTATCGAGAGCCCGTATGGAAGGCTCTACAAAACGGGCGATCTCACCCGCTGGTTGCCAAACGGTGAGATCGATTTCCACGGCCGGATCGACCATCAGGTCAAACTGCGTGGCTTCCGGATCGAGACGGGGGAAATCGAGGCGGTCTTGCAAAGCCATACGGAGATCAGCGATGCGCTCGTTTTGCTCCGTGAAGATGCACCTGGAGATCAGCGACTCGTCGCCTATCTGATCGCGGCAGAGGAGGCACCCACTGTCAGCGAGCTGCGCGCCCTGCTCAAAGACAAACTGCCCGATTATATGGTGCCAAGCAACTTTGTTTTCTTGCGCGCGTTTCCATTGACGCCAAACCAGAAGATCGACCGCAATGCACTCCCTGTGCCCGAGCGCACGACCGCATCAGAGCGGGCGTACGTCGCACCGCGGAGTGAGACGGAGCAACGGTTGACCGAAATCTGGCAGCAGCTGCTGCGCACAGAGGGGATTGGCGTTCACGATAACTTTTTTGAAATCGGTGGGCATTCACTATTGGCGACCCATGTGCATACGGCCATTCAGCAAAGCTTCGGCGTTGTCCTGCCGCTCAAACAACTGTTTGAAGCGGTGACAATCGAAGAGGTGGCCGCCTTGATTGAACAGATTCGAACCGCTGACGAGCAGGAGTTCGCCCAGCCGAAAATCGCGGTCAGAGACCGCATGGCCAGCACGAAGCGAACTCGCAAGTAG